TCTCGATTGTATTTAATTCCGACAgaatcttaaaaacaaaactatttgaTCGTAACACCATTtacgtttttcttcttctttctttattaacAACATGTAATATAACGAGGatttaaaatcaatgttaGTGTGTGACTCAACAAATATCTTGGTCCATCAGTtacgtttttttaattactcgATTTAATTGGATCATTTAAAGTAATCATCAACgtttaacaaaaacacaaaatatggTCCATTTAATActattgtatatttttggCTTCTTTTCTCGGTCTCTTGTAAATTCTAATATAAGGAAAACAAACGTTGGACAATAATTTTGATACGGTACAATTATTCCATATGGTCGCTCTTTAAAAACACCCATTTGCAGTTATCTTTTTTCCTGATTTGAAATGGAAATagacatatataatatatatatatatattccttttggagcaaaagttaggaaataaatatatattcttcagAGATTTTATGGCACATTGTATATATCTTAATAATATTCCATAGAATCAATACGGGTCATGAATCTCTCTTCACGatggaatatatatgatttattaaGATGGAATCATGGAATCatatcatttctttttcacaCTAATAAGGaaattatcatatatatcagaATCTCTACATTACACGATCCAATCtcaaaagaataatatataatcgGCTTAAAATTCGaaacagtaattaaaaaattttcACATCTTCTACTCCGAGAAATTTGGGTTACAGATTAGAAGAGACCTTGTCATAATTACTACCcagtaattttatttaattaccaTCACGTGGTTAAACAAAGATATGTAGCATGCTAACTTATCCGCGCATTTTAGCTATTTTCCACTTAAAACATACTACTGTTTACTAACATACGCTGAGAGTTACAGTTCACAcatcttttctcttccttcttcttcactgtaTATTAAGAACAATAAGcaatatcagttttttttttcctctgatCGAAGCCGCGGGAAagttataataatataaagatatttttcGTGAGAGTTGCTCGTTTATGGGAGAATCGTGTCAgattaatttctatttttgttggtttaattttccatttttaatttaataattttaaggAAATATTATTAGagtgaaaggaaaaaaaaaaagatcttgtGGGTCGCCATTATATATGCAGGTCTTTCTCCAACCTTTTGCTCCTTCTCTCTCAAGTGTCAAGAATCAAACAGTGgcttaaacccaaaaaaggAACATGGGTatgtctcttttttctttctttcttttttctcattgttgattcttcttcatacGATTTTTGGGTAAGATATTTCATTATTGGTTATGGGGTTTTCAGTATTTGGTAGTTGCAggttaaagtttttgtttttcttcttcttcttgtggtttttttctctgttaaGCTCTTTTAGAAATTTACCTAGGATTTGATGTCAGTGGTATCTCTCTGTTTATTGGTATTTACAAGAatacagagagaaagaagagattattATTCATGGGTTTTGTTCtgatttttgaaagtttctgTCTTTGAAACTcactgatttttttatatttgggAATTTTTTGATTGCAGATGTTAGTATGAGTTTTTCACAAGATATGGATAATGAGTATGAGAAGCTGATAAGAAGAATGAATCCACCAAGgtattaacttttttctttctccttcctttttgttattataacTACTTTTAATAGTGTGATATGATTTTGGATAAAAAcctctgttttattttccaGGGTTGTGATTGATAATGACTCTTGCAAGAAGGCAACTGTGATAAGGGTACACttataattttggtttatgtcTATATATCTTGTTTATTCATTTATGTAGACTTGTcctgaattttttgttttgtcttcttgatgTTGTTTAGGTGGATAGTGCAAATGAATATGGGATTCTTCTTGAAGTTGTACAAATCCTTACTGATCTTAACCTTACTATCACTAAGGCGTACATATCTTCTGATGGTGGTTGGTTTATGGATGGTATGTTCCGattgttaaattttctttttttttggattctcttTACTTTAGAACAAGGGATTGATTCTCTTATTCTCTCTGCTACTTGGCAGTATTTAATGTCACTGATCAAGATGGTAACAAAGTCACTGATGAAGTTGTTCTAGACTATATCCAAAAGGtgagtgtttttttgttaaacttgttatcttcttcttatgtgTGAGTGAGAGTTTAATGAGTGTGTTGTGTTTAATTCTCAGTCTCTTGGGCCTGAAGCTTGTTTCTCCACTTCCATGAGATCAGTTGGTGTCATACCATCAACAGACAGCACGGTTATTGAGTTAACTGGATGTGACAGACCAGGTCTGCTGTCTGAACTGTCAGCTGTTTTGACCCATCTCAAATGCAGTGTCCTCAACGCTGAGATTTGGACACACAACACCAGAGCAGCTGCTGTGATGCAGGTCACAGATGACTTAACCGGGTGTGGCATTTCTGATCCAGAGAGGTTGTCTCGGATCAAGAACCTTCTCAGAAATGTGCTTAAGGGAAGCAACACACCAAGGGAAGCTAAAACCGTAGTGTCTCATGGGGAGGTCCACACGGATAGGAGGCTTCATCAGATGATGTTTGAGGATAGAGA
This sequence is a window from Arabidopsis thaliana chromosome 1 sequence. Protein-coding genes within it:
- the ACR4 gene encoding ACT domain repeat 4 (ACT domain repeat 4 (ACR4); FUNCTIONS IN: amino acid binding; INVOLVED IN: regulation of cellular amino acid metabolic process, response to cytokinin stimulus; LOCATED IN: cytosol; EXPRESSED IN: 22 plant structures; EXPRESSED DURING: 13 growth stages; CONTAINS InterPro DOMAIN/s: Amino acid-binding ACT (InterPro:IPR002912); BEST Arabidopsis thaliana protein match is: ACT domain repeat 5 (TAIR:AT2G03730.2); Has 2469 Blast hits to 1537 proteins in 400 species: Archae - 0; Bacteria - 1346; Metazoa - 0; Fungi - 0; Plants - 646; Viruses - 0; Other Eukaryotes - 477 (source: NCBI BLink).), whose protein sequence is MSFSQDMDNEYEKLIRRMNPPRVVIDNDSCKKATVIRVDSANEYGILLEVVQILTDLNLTITKAYISSDGGWFMDVFNVTDQDGNKVTDEVVLDYIQKSLGPEACFSTSMRSVGVIPSTDSTVIELTGCDRPGLLSELSAVLTHLKCSVLNAEIWTHNTRAAAVMQVTDDLTGCGISDPERLSRIKNLLRNVLKGSNTPREAKTVVSHGEVHTDRRLHQMMFEDRDYEHRLVDDDSSIQDERQRPDVCVDNWLDKDYSVVTVRCKDRPKLLFDTVCTLTDMQYVVFHGSVDTEGTEAFQEYYVRHIDGSPVKSEAEKQRVIQCLEAAIKRRVSEGLKLELCTTDRVGLLSNVTRIFRENSLTVTRAEVKTKGGKALNTFYVSDASGYSIDAKTIDSIRQTIGQTILKVKNNPQEQQQRQKSPSHESPTRFLFGGLFKSKSFVNFGLVRSYS
- the ACR4 gene encoding ACT domain repeat 4 (ACT domain repeat 4 (ACR4); FUNCTIONS IN: amino acid binding; INVOLVED IN: regulation of cellular amino acid metabolic process, response to cytokinin stimulus; LOCATED IN: cytosol; EXPRESSED IN: 22 plant structures; EXPRESSED DURING: 13 growth stages; CONTAINS InterPro DOMAIN/s: Amino acid-binding ACT (InterPro:IPR002912); BEST Arabidopsis thaliana protein match is: ACT domain repeat 5 (TAIR:AT2G03730.2); Has 35333 Blast hits to 34131 proteins in 2444 species: Archae - 798; Bacteria - 22429; Metazoa - 974; Fungi - 991; Plants - 531; Viruses - 0; Other Eukaryotes - 9610 (source: NCBI BLink).) — protein: MDVSMSFSQDMDNEYEKLIRRMNPPRVVIDNDSCKKATVIRVDSANEYGILLEVVQILTDLNLTITKAYISSDGGWFMDVFNVTDQDGNKVTDEVVLDYIQKSLGPEACFSTSMRSVGVIPSTDSTVIELTGCDRPGLLSELSAVLTHLKCSVLNAEIWTHNTRAAAVMQVTDDLTGCGISDPERLSRIKNLLRNVLKGSNTPREAKTVVSHGEVHTDRRLHQMMFEDRDYEHRLVDDDSSIQDERQRPDVCVDNWLDKDYSVVTVRCKDRPKLLFDTVCTLTDMQYVVFHGSVDTEGTEAFQEYYVRHIDGSPVKSEAEKQRVIQCLEAAIKRRVSEGLKLELCTTDRVGLLSNVTRIFRENSLTVTRAEVKTKGGKALNTFYVSDASGYSIDAKTIDSIRQTIGQTILKVKNNPQEQQQRQKSPSHESPTRFLFGGLFKSKSFVNFGLVRSYS